The following are from one region of the Stanieria sp. NIES-3757 genome:
- a CDS encoding hypothetical protein (protein of unknown function UPF0057): MKIVQIIAAILLPPLGVYLTIGISPALIINILLTLLGWIPGIIHALWIISKQSEQYNV; encoded by the coding sequence ATGAAAATTGTTCAAATTATTGCTGCTATTTTACTTCCGCCTCTAGGAGTATATTTAACTATAGGTATTAGTCCAGCTTTAATCATCAATATTTTGCTAACTTTACTTGGTTGGATTCCCGGAATCATCCATGCACTTTGGATTATCTCGAAACAGTCAGAACAATATAATGTTTAA
- a CDS encoding photosystem II protein Psb27 has product MFSKKYLSRLLALVLVLVMGLIGCGSNPSGLTGNYSQDTLAVLQNLSTAINLSNDAPDKKEVVTLARQQISDYASRYRRDAKTAGLRSFTTMQTALNALAGYYSSYGIRPLPDKLKQRLQQEFKQVEISLKRGV; this is encoded by the coding sequence ATGTTTTCTAAAAAATACTTATCGCGTTTACTAGCTTTAGTTTTAGTCTTAGTAATGGGTTTAATCGGCTGTGGTAGTAATCCTAGTGGTTTAACAGGGAATTATAGCCAAGATACACTAGCTGTTTTACAAAATCTTTCCACAGCGATCAATCTTTCCAATGATGCACCTGATAAAAAAGAAGTTGTTACTCTAGCACGTCAGCAAATTAGCGATTATGCTTCTCGTTATCGTCGTGATGCAAAAACTGCGGGACTTCGTTCTTTTACTACTATGCAAACCGCATTAAATGCTTTAGCTGGTTACTATAGTTCTTATGGAATTCGTCCTTTACCAGATAAACTTAAGCAACGTCTTCAACAAGAATTTAAACAGGTTGAAATATCTTTAAAACGAGGTGTGTAA
- the pstB_2 gene encoding Phosphate import ATP-binding protein, whose product MVYGQYTASQTETVLKAENVNVYYGNFLALKGIYLDIPKNKVTAFIGPSGCGKSTLLRCYNRLNDLIPIFRLEGLITYHNNNLYAKDIDPVQVRRRIGMVFQRPNPFPKSIYENIAFGARINGYKGDMDELVERSLKQAALWDEVKDKLKQSGLALSGGQQQRLCIARAIALQPDVVLMDEPCSALDPISTLKVEELIHQLKENYTIVIVTHNMQQASRVADLTAFFNVTATEKGNRQGYLVECDRTEVIFQNPKEEATMEYVSGRFG is encoded by the coding sequence ATGGTATATGGACAATACACAGCCAGTCAGACAGAGACTGTGCTAAAGGCGGAGAACGTCAACGTCTATTATGGGAATTTTTTAGCTTTAAAAGGTATTTATTTGGATATTCCCAAAAATAAAGTTACCGCCTTTATCGGGCCATCTGGTTGTGGAAAAAGTACACTGCTGCGTTGTTATAATCGTCTCAATGATTTAATTCCAATTTTTCGTCTTGAAGGATTAATTACCTACCATAACAATAATCTCTACGCTAAAGATATCGATCCAGTTCAAGTAAGACGCAGAATTGGGATGGTATTTCAAAGACCTAATCCTTTCCCAAAATCAATTTATGAAAATATCGCTTTTGGGGCCAGAATTAATGGTTATAAAGGAGATATGGACGAATTAGTCGAACGTTCTCTCAAACAAGCAGCTTTGTGGGATGAAGTTAAAGATAAATTGAAACAAAGTGGTTTAGCACTTTCTGGTGGACAACAGCAAAGATTGTGTATTGCCAGAGCGATCGCTCTTCAACCCGATGTTGTATTAATGGACGAACCTTGTTCTGCACTCGATCCAATTTCTACGTTAAAAGTAGAAGAACTAATTCATCAACTCAAAGAAAATTACACAATTGTGATTGTTACCCATAATATGCAGCAAGCATCAAGGGTAGCAGATCTAACTGCTTTCTTTAATGTCACTGCTACTGAGAAAGGAAATCGTCAAGGTTATCTAGTCGAGTGCGATCGCACTGAAGTAATTTTCCAAAATCCTAAGGAAGAAGCCACGATGGAATATGTAAGTGGGCGTTTTGGTTAA